The bacterium genome includes the window AGTTGGTGTTGAAGGGGTCGAGGGAGAAGGAGTTGGGGGAGAGGAGGGAGTGGTGGGAGGAGTGGTAGAAGAGGAAGGCGGTGAAGGAAAGGGTGTTTGCCCAGATGTTTTTGGCTGGGTTTGTTTGGGGTTTTGTTCTTGAAAGGTAGGCTCTGAAGATATAGGCTGGTTGTTTTCTGGCTGGTTGTTTTCTGGCTCTGTTGGGTAGTTTGTAGGCATGTTTTTGATTAAAGACAAGCTTTGGGACGAAAATATCTTTGGTTTTCTCTGGCTTTTCGGGTTGTTTTTCTTACTGCACTGCCACCCGGGTCTCCTCCGCCAGATTCCCAGACCACAAATTTTTTAGTGACGTCTCCTTCTACATATATTACCACATGGCGGGGTCGGTCGGAAGGAGCAGAAACAACCAGATCACCGGGTTGTATGTTTTTTGCTGATACTTCTACCAGATATGGGTCACCAGCTAAAATAGAGGCTGTTCTCATACAATGCCCTTTTGGTGTGAGTCCTAAATCCCACAAAACGCGGCTAACATATCCAGAACAATCTAAAGCTTTAACTCCTGTTCTCCCAGTTGTGTTTGTGGGGCCGCACTGGGAAGCAAGAGAATAAGGAATGCCAGCATAGACTGCGGCTTGGCTAAGAATTTTATCACTGCAGCGGTTGGTGGTAGAATTGATAACCCCCTCTTCTTCGTGATTAAAAACATTGGCCATATGAGCCAAAGGTACTTTTACTAATTCTCCCGGCAAGCCTTTTGCCAGTTCAGACACAACTGTCCCCAAAAGAAGGAAAAAACCCAAAAAGATAACAGCTATAACCAGAGTGGCTGTAGAAAAAAGACTGCCAATAACAGTCAAAGTTTGGCCTTTGTTTATTGGTAGGGAGGAAGTGATATTTTTTTTATCCATTGTTTATCTTATTTTAGTTGGGATTACCATTACTCTTTGCCCGTTAAGATAATCAGGCCAATCCCCCCACTTTCTTTTATAATTAAGTCTACAGCCTCCTCTACGAGGGTTGTTAAAGTAAAAGTATCCTTGGGTGTCGTATCCTTTAGCTACAATTATATGACCAAAACGGTTTCGCGAGCTCTTATAAAGACCTGTATAGACAATAACCGGATAGCCAGCGTCAATTGAACGCATAGCCAATATTTTGTTTTGTTTTACTTTTTTCCACCTAGTGTTAGTAAGTTTGTTAAGAGTGGCAACAACGCTAAAACTGCTTAATCCCGCAGCTCTTAAA containing:
- a CDS encoding C40 family peptidase, coding for MDKKNITSSLPINKGQTLTVIGSLFSTATLVIAVIFLGFFLLLGTVVSELAKGLPGELVKVPLAHMANVFNHEEEGVINSTTNRCSDKILSQAAVYAGIPYSLASQCGPTNTTGRTGVKALDCSGYVSRVLWDLGLTPKGHCMRTASILAGDPYLVEVSAKNIQPGDLVVSAPSDRPRHVVIYVEGDVTKKFVVWESGGGDPGGSAVRKTTRKARENQRYFRPKACL